Sequence from the Maribellus comscasis genome:
GTAATTTTGCGGCTGATTCAAAAATCGAAGGATGAGTGAGATAAAATTAAATACAATCCCCGAAGCGATTACGGCAATTCGAAATGGCGAACTGGTGATTGTTGTAGATGATGAAGACCGAGAGAATGAAGGGGATTTTATAGTTGCATCAGAGTTGGTTAGCCCCGAGATTGTCAATTTTATGACCATTCATGGCCGCGGGCTGATTTGTATTGCTTTGACCGAACAGCGTTGTGATGAACTGGATTTGGATTTAATGGTGGGGAAAAACACTTCGTATCATGAAACTCAGTTTACGGTATCGGTTGATGCCATTCATCCTGATGTAACCACAGGAATATCTGCAAAAGACAGGGCTATCACTGTAAAAATGCTGGTAGACCAGAAAACAAAACCCGAAGACCTGGGGCGCCCGGGACATATTTTTCCATTAAAAGCAAAAGACAGGGGAGTACTCCGAAGAAGCGGGCATACAGAAGCTGCTGTAGATTTAGCACGGTTGGCAGGACTTTATCCTTCTGGTGTTTTGGTCGAAATAATGAACGAGGACGGAACAATGGCCCGCCTGCCACAACTGAATGAAATTGCTAAAAAGTTCGACCTCAAATTGATTTCTATTAAGGATTTGATTTCATTTTTATTTCAAAGTGAAAGCCTGATTGAAAGGGGAGAAGAAGTAATGTTGCCAACCAAGTTTGGCGACTTCAGGATTGTTCCTTTTCGTCAAAAATCAAATGGAGCAGAACATGTTGCTTTGATAAAAGGCCAATGGGAAGCGAATGAACCCATACTGGCCCGTGTGCACTCCTCATGTATGACTGGGGATATTTTTGGTTCACTGCGTTGCGAATGTGGAGATCAGTTGCAAAAAGCAATGGAGATGATTGACAAAGAAGGCAAAGGTGTAATTGTATACATGATGCAGGAAGGACGCGGAATTGGTTTACTAAATAAAATAGCTGCATACAAATTGCAGGATCAGGGATTGGATACCATTGATGCAAACATTCATTTGGGTTTTAAGGCCGATGAACGTGATTATGGTGTTGGAGCCCAGATTTTAAGAAATTTGGGAGTCACAAAAATGCGGCTACTCACAAATAATCCTGTTAAACGTGTAGGGCTGGAAGGTTTTGGCTTGGAAGTGGTAGAGATATTGCCGGTAGAAATTGAACCCAATGAGCACAACCAGAAATATCTGAAAACAAAACGGGACAGGATGGGACACCACCTCAGAAATTTTAATTACGACAGATAGTTTTTACTCTTTTTTTGATATTCATACAATCTGAATAGAAGTTTTGTATGTGTTTTTCGTCTATTTTTAGGTAACTTACATTTTTAAAAACTAGATTTTTCGAAAACCATGCAAAAAATCAACTCTTTTTTCTATTCAATCTTGTTAACCGCACTAGCTTTTTTTCTTTTCGGATGTGAACAAACCGATAATGTAGAAACATCAAAACCAAATATCATTTACATTCTTGCCGATGATTTGGGGTATGCTGAAGTTGGATGTTATGGGCAGGAAAAAATTGAAACTCCCAATATCGATGCGCTGGCAACACATGGGATGCGTTTTACGCAACATTATGCCGGAGCCCCGGTATGCGCTCCGTCACGTTGTGTTTTACTCACCGGGAAACATTTGGGACATGCCCAAATCAGGGGAAATGATGAGTGGGCAGCCCGTGGTGATGTCTGGAATTTTGAAGCCATGGCAAAAGATCCAAATCTTGAGGGACAACGTCCTTTAAAGCCAGGTACTAAAACCATTGGAAGGCTGTTGCAAAATGCAGGGTATAAAACCGGAGTTGTTGGAAAATGGGGACTTGGTGCTCCTTTAACAGAAGGCATTCCAAACAAACAGGGATTTGATTTCTTTTTTGGATACAACTGCCAGCGGCAGGCGCACACCTATTTTCCGGTTCATTTATGGAAAGACACGACAAAAGTATTGTTAAACAATAAAATGGTTCCTCCCCGGACCAAATTACCGGAAGGAGCGGATTTATATGACCCTGATTCCTACAAGGATTACTGGCTGTCTGAATATTCGCCTGAGCTAATGCAAAACGAGGTTCTGAACTTTATTGAAGAGAATAAAGATCAGCCGTTTTTTATGTATTATGCAACACCAATTCCGCACAATCCGTTACAGGCGCCCAAACGATGGGTTGATTATTATGTTGAAAAATTTGGAGATGAAGAACCCTATGACGGGAGCAAGGGAT
This genomic interval carries:
- a CDS encoding bifunctional 3,4-dihydroxy-2-butanone-4-phosphate synthase/GTP cyclohydrolase II, with amino-acid sequence MSEIKLNTIPEAITAIRNGELVIVVDDEDRENEGDFIVASELVSPEIVNFMTIHGRGLICIALTEQRCDELDLDLMVGKNTSYHETQFTVSVDAIHPDVTTGISAKDRAITVKMLVDQKTKPEDLGRPGHIFPLKAKDRGVLRRSGHTEAAVDLARLAGLYPSGVLVEIMNEDGTMARLPQLNEIAKKFDLKLISIKDLISFLFQSESLIERGEEVMLPTKFGDFRIVPFRQKSNGAEHVALIKGQWEANEPILARVHSSCMTGDIFGSLRCECGDQLQKAMEMIDKEGKGVIVYMMQEGRGIGLLNKIAAYKLQDQGLDTIDANIHLGFKADERDYGVGAQILRNLGVTKMRLLTNNPVKRVGLEGFGLEVVEILPVEIEPNEHNQKYLKTKRDRMGHHLRNFNYDR
- a CDS encoding arylsulfatase; protein product: MQKINSFFYSILLTALAFFLFGCEQTDNVETSKPNIIYILADDLGYAEVGCYGQEKIETPNIDALATHGMRFTQHYAGAPVCAPSRCVLLTGKHLGHAQIRGNDEWAARGDVWNFEAMAKDPNLEGQRPLKPGTKTIGRLLQNAGYKTGVVGKWGLGAPLTEGIPNKQGFDFFFGYNCQRQAHTYFPVHLWKDTTKVLLNNKMVPPRTKLPEGADLYDPDSYKDYWLSEYSPELMQNEVLNFIEENKDQPFFMYYATPIPHNPLQAPKRWVDYYVEKFGDEEPYDGSKGYFPHRYPHACYAAMVSYFDEQVGEIVAKLKELGLYENTIIMFSSDNGPTYTGGADSPWFDSAKPFKSEGGWGKGNVTEGGIRVPMIVQWPGNIEAGSETDLISAFYDVLPTICDVVQIDTPDEVDGVSFLPTLLGKGEQEKHRFLYWEFPASGGQQAIRMGQWKGIRKNIFKDSMQVQLYNLESDIQELNDVSAKYPEVVKEIEAIFKQEHIPAEIERFKIKQLGDSF